A region of the Sandaracinaceae bacterium genome:
CAGCTCCGTGTCGAAGCCACCGAGTGACGCCTTGGGCATGGGCACGCGCCACACGAAGTACGGCCGCCCCGACAGGTCGAGCGCGCAGGTCATGCACGCCTCGTCCATGGGCAGCGTGGCCGAGCCATAGCGGCGGATGCCGCGCTTGTCGCCCAGCGCCTCGGCCACGGCCTTGCCCAGCGTGATGGCCAGGTCTTCGGTGGTGTGGTGCCCGTCGATGTGGATGTCGCCCTTGGCCACCACGTCCAGGTCGAAGAGCCCGTGGCGGGCGATCTGCTCCACCATGTGCGTGAGGAAGCCGATGGGCGTCTCGACGCGGGCCTGGCCGGTGCCGTCCAGGTTGACGGCCACGCGGATGTCGGTCTCGCTGGTCTTGCGATGCAGGTCGGCTCGTCGGGTCATGACGGCCGGACCATAGCCCGAAACCCGCTCCCCCGCAGGTAAACGGCGGCCCGCTCGGGCCACACCGGCTAGCGGGTGAGCTGGGCCACCACGAAGGCCATGCGCTCGGTCAGCAGCGGGTGGTC
Encoded here:
- the hisB gene encoding imidazoleglycerol-phosphate dehydratase HisB, encoding MTRRADLHRKTSETDIRVAVNLDGTGQARVETPIGFLTHMVEQIARHGLFDLDVVAKGDIHIDGHHTTEDLAITLGKAVAEALGDKRGIRRYGSATLPMDEACMTCALDLSGRPYFVWRVPMPKASLGGFDTELAEVFFEGFVRGAQCNLHMRLHEGENLHHIIEIGFKAFAKALREATEIDPRQSGVPSTKGTLTE